One stretch of Brevibacillus laterosporus DNA includes these proteins:
- the vanR gene encoding VanR-FM family DNA-binding response regulator: MKNITILIADDDVEIADLVAIHLEKEGYRVIKVSDGQETIDVIQTQPIDLLILDIMMPKMDGYEVTRRIREKHNMPIIFLSAKTSDFDKVQGLVIGADDYMTKPFIPIELVARVNAQLRRFMKLNQPKTKQNSNLAFGGLTISPEQRTVTLYGKNIELTPKEFEILYLLASNPNKVYSAEDIFQKVWGDAYYEGGNTVMVHIRTLRKKLEEDKRKNKLIKTVWGVGYKFNG, translated from the coding sequence ATGAAAAATATAACAATATTAATAGCTGATGATGATGTTGAAATTGCTGATTTGGTTGCTATACATTTAGAGAAAGAAGGGTATCGTGTCATTAAGGTATCGGATGGGCAAGAAACCATTGATGTTATCCAGACTCAACCAATTGATTTACTGATTTTGGATATTATGATGCCGAAAATGGATGGATATGAAGTTACACGTCGCATTCGCGAAAAACATAATATGCCCATTATTTTTTTGAGCGCTAAAACGTCTGATTTTGATAAAGTGCAGGGACTCGTGATTGGAGCAGACGATTATATGACGAAACCATTTATACCTATTGAATTGGTAGCTCGGGTAAATGCACAGCTGCGACGCTTTATGAAGTTGAATCAACCTAAAACCAAACAGAACTCAAACTTGGCATTTGGAGGATTAACGATTTCTCCTGAACAACGTACAGTTACTCTATATGGTAAGAATATTGAGTTAACACCTAAAGAGTTTGAAATTTTATATTTATTAGCCAGTAATCCAAATAAAGTTTATAGTGCAGAAGATATTTTTCAGAAGGTATGGGGGGATGCATACTATGAAGGTGGGAATACCGTTATGGTTCATATTCGTACTTTGCGGAAAAAACTTGAAGAGGATAAACGAAAAAACAAATTGATAAAAACTGTATGGGGGGTAGGTTATAAATTCAATGGGTAA
- a CDS encoding recombinase family protein, with amino-acid sequence MRKIGYIRVSSTSQNPSRQFQQLNEIGMDIIYEEKVSGATKDREQLQKMLEDLQEDDIIYVTDLTRITRSTQDLFELIDNIRNKKAGLKSLKDTWLDLSEDNPYSQFLITVMAGVNQLERDLIRMRQREGIELAKKEGKFKGRLKKYHKNHAGMNYAVKLYKEGNMTVNQICEITNVSRASLYRKLSEVNN; translated from the coding sequence TTGCGGAAAATCGGTTATATTCGTGTCAGTTCGACTAGCCAGAATCCTTCAAGACAATTTCAGCAGCTGAACGAGATCGGAATGGATATTATATATGAAGAGAAAGTTTCAGGAGCAACAAAGGATCGCGAGCAACTTCAAAAAATGTTAGAGGATTTACAGGAAGATGACATCATTTATGTTACAGACTTAACTCGAATCACTCGTAGTACACAAGATCTATTTGAATTAATCGATAACATACGAAATAAAAAGGCAGGCTTAAAATCACTAAAAGATACATGGCTTGATTTATCAGAAGATAATCCATACAGCCAATTCTTAATTACTGTAATGGCTGGTGTTAACCAATTAGAGCGAGATCTTATTCGGATGCGACAACGTGAAGGGATTGAATTGGCTAAGAAAGAAGGAAAGTTTAAAGGTCGATTAAAGAAGTATCATAAAAATCACGCAGGAATGAATTATGCGGTAAAGCTATATAAAGAAGGAAATATGACTGTAAATCAAATTTGTGAAATTACTAATGTATCTAGGGCTTCATTATACAGGAAATTATCAGAAGTGAATAATTAG